One window of the Chloroflexota bacterium genome contains the following:
- a CDS encoding glycosyltransferase yields the protein MMIIVETLYALTSILLALYGFNSLYLLWLYRRAATRVGPPMLDVWPRVTVQLPLFNELHTVERLISAVAALDYPRHLLEVQVLDDSTDATTELAASLVARAQVNGLNIVHLHRAKRDGYKAGALAAGLTQAQGEFIAIFDADFVPPPDFLRRALPWFADPRAGCVQARWSHLNRNYSLLTQLQALGVDGHFVVEQTARARNGLFLNFNGTGGVWRRACIEDAGGWQGDTLTEDLDLSYRAQLKNWRIEFLPNVTVPAELPAQMTAYKNQQARWAKGSLQTARKLLWPLLRSPQPLAIKLEGALHLTAYLVHPLILLVMILSLPISFSNSPMLRWIPLLMISAVGPPLLFLAARTADGPTWPERLKLIPGLILLGIGLSLNNSNAALAGLLLPGRGAFQRTPKFAVRHSEERWEHSGYALKQDRWVWGEMAAGVFAVWCAFVVGLQGRWGFVPWLVVYVLSFGYVAAVTVIQSAGQRAQQQAVNGQVFPAPHEVRLAEVQRIEVREVREGG from the coding sequence ATGATGATCATCGTCGAAACCCTCTACGCGCTGACTTCGATCCTGCTGGCCCTCTACGGCTTCAACAGCCTCTACCTGCTCTGGCTGTATCGCCGGGCCGCGACTCGGGTGGGGCCGCCGATGTTGGATGTTTGGCCGCGGGTGACGGTTCAGCTTCCCCTCTTCAACGAATTGCACACGGTTGAGCGATTGATCTCAGCGGTGGCCGCTCTTGACTATCCACGCCATCTGCTTGAAGTGCAAGTGCTAGACGACTCGACGGATGCAACGACGGAGCTGGCGGCCTCGCTCGTCGCTCGCGCCCAAGTCAACGGCCTCAACATCGTCCACCTGCACCGCGCCAAACGCGACGGCTACAAAGCCGGGGCGCTGGCCGCAGGCCTGACGCAGGCGCAGGGCGAGTTCATCGCCATCTTCGACGCCGACTTCGTGCCGCCGCCCGACTTCCTGCGCCGCGCCCTGCCCTGGTTCGCCGACCCGCGGGCGGGCTGTGTTCAGGCGCGCTGGTCGCATCTCAACCGCAACTACTCACTGCTCACTCAACTACAGGCACTCGGCGTGGACGGCCACTTTGTGGTCGAGCAAACGGCCCGCGCCCGGAATGGCTTGTTCCTCAACTTCAACGGCACGGGCGGAGTCTGGCGGCGAGCCTGCATTGAAGACGCGGGCGGCTGGCAGGGCGACACCCTCACCGAAGATTTGGACTTGAGCTATCGCGCCCAACTCAAAAACTGGCGCATCGAATTTCTGCCAAACGTGACCGTGCCCGCCGAACTTCCGGCGCAAATGACGGCCTATAAAAACCAGCAGGCGCGCTGGGCCAAAGGCAGTCTGCAAACGGCGCGCAAACTGCTCTGGCCGCTGTTGCGCTCGCCGCAACCACTCGCCATCAAACTTGAAGGCGCATTGCACCTCACCGCCTATCTGGTGCATCCGCTGATCCTGCTGGTGATGATCCTGTCCCTGCCGATCAGTTTTTCCAACTCGCCAATGTTGCGCTGGATTCCACTGCTGATGATCTCGGCGGTGGGGCCGCCGCTGTTGTTCCTGGCCGCCCGAACCGCCGACGGCCCAACCTGGCCGGAACGCCTCAAACTGATCCCCGGCCTGATTCTGCTGGGCATCGGCCTCTCGCTCAACAACAGCAACGCCGCGCTGGCCGGCTTGCTTCTGCCGGGGCGCGGCGCGTTTCAGCGCACGCCCAAGTTTGCCGTACGCCACTCGGAAGAGCGCTGGGAGCATAGCGGCTACGCGCTCAAACAAGATCGCTGGGTGTGGGGTGAAATGGCGGCGGGCGTCTTCGCCGTGTGGTGCGCCTTCGTCGTCGGGCTACAGGGCCGGTGGGGGTTCGTGCCCTGGCTCGTCGTTTACGTGTTGAGCTTCGGCTACGTGGCGGCGGTGACGGTGATACAGAGCGCCGGCCAGCGCGCCCAGCAACAGGCCGTAAACGGGCAGGTATTCCCAGCGCCGCACGAAGTCCGTCTCGCGGAAGTTCAGCGGATCGAGGTACGTGAGGTAAGAGAGGGCGGCTGA